The following is a genomic window from Geminicoccus roseus DSM 18922.
CGCGCGCGTCGGCCTGAACGGCAGCTCGATCGGGGTGGAGATCGTCAATCCCGGCCACGAATGGGGCTATCGCCCGTTTCCCGATCGGCAGGTCCAGGCGGTGATCCGGCTTTGCCGCGGCATCCTCGCCCGCTGGCCGGTGCCGGGCGGCCGGGTGCTGGGCCATGCCGAGATCGCCCCGCACCGCAAGGAGGACCCGGGGGAGCTGTTTCCCTGGCGGCGGCTGGCCCTGGCCGGGATCGGCCGCTGGCCGGTGCCGGAGGGCGAGGCTGCGGCCGATCCGGAGCGGGGGCTGCGGGCGATCGGCTATCCGCTGGACCTGCCGGGCGTCACCCTGGCGCTGGCGCTGCGGGCGTTCCAGCGGCGCTACCGGCCGTCCCGCATCGACGGGCACGCCGATCCGGAAACGTGCCGGCTGATTTCGGCCGTGGAAAAGCTTCAAGTCACCGAGTGGTCATGATAGAGGCCCTGCCTGCATCAGGCGGCCGGGCGGCCGCGCTCCCGCCAGCGATGGAGGGGCGAGGAAAGTCCGGGCTCCACGGAAGCACGGTGCCGGGTAACGCCCGGCGGAGGCGACTCCAGGGAAAGTGCCACAGAGATCGGTCAGCCCGCCTGGGCCCTTTCGGGGGCCTGCGGGTCATGGTGAAAAGGTGCGGTAAGAGCGCACCGCGCGGCCGGCAACGGCCGTGGCACGGTAAACCCCACCGGGAGCAAGACCAAATAGGGACGACAGCGGGCTTCGCGCCCGCAGGCCTGCTTCCGGGCTGGTCGTCCGGGTCGGTCGCGCGAGGCGGCGCGTGAGCGCCGTCCCAGAGGAATGGTCGCCGCCCGCCTTCGTGGCGGGCACAGAACCCGGCTTACAGGCCGCCTGATGCCTTCTCGCCAAGTGGTAGAATTCCGGAGGCTCCGCGAGGTCCAGACGCGGCTGAGTTTTCCAAGTTACAACTGGATATTTCCTCAGACTTGTCCACAAGGGGCAGGGGGGCTGAGGCCTAGCTTTTCCACAGGTTGTGGCCCGATATCCACAACCAGGTCGGTGTTTGCCGCTTGACCGTCCCCAGCGGGGCGGCCATAAACTTAAGCAGCGCTGCGCGCATAGGTTGATTCGCTTGCTCGCCTTCAGGGCGCGGACACCGTGGGACCATGTCGGTCATTGAAATTGATTCCGACATGCCGATAAGATAAGTAATAATGTCTTGGTCGTTCTTCGGAATGATTAGCCAAGCTTTGTCTTGTAGTGTTCATGATAATTTTATTGTATTCGAGCTGTTGTCCCGCGTGAAAATTGTGACAATCCGAGATCTTCCCGAAAAATCCTCAGAAAATCATTGGTCAGCTGTTCGGCACGTGCTAACCCGCGTTCGATAGCCGTATTGCCTTCGCTCGAGGACATTGTCTCCCGTGGTCCCGATCGACGCCCCTTCCCCGTTGCCCGACGACAGCGCCCGCCAGGGCCATGCCCCGGTGATGCTCGCCGAGGTGCTGCATGCGCTGGCGCCGATTGCCGGGCAGACCGTGCTCGACGCGACCTTCGGCGGCGGCGGCTACACTCGTGCCATCCTGGCGGCGGGGGCGGCCCAGGTGATCGCCCTGGACCGCGATCCCGACGCGATCGCGCGCGGCCGCCCGCTCGCCGACGCGGAGCCCCGGCTGACCCTGGTCCAGGCGCGTTTCGGGGAACTCGACCAGGTCGTCCGTGACCAGGGGTTGGGTCAGGTCGACGCCATCGTGTTCGACCTGGGCGTGTCCTCCTTCCAGATCGACCAGCCGGAGCGCGGCTTCTCGTTCCGCTTCGACGCGCCGTTGGACATGCGGATGTCCAAGGAGGGCCAGACTGCGGCCGAGGTGGTCGCCGAGGCCAGCGAGGTCGAGCTGGCGCGGCTCCTTTGGAACTATGGCGACGAGCGCGACGCCCGCCGGATCGCGCGGGCCGTGGTGGCCGAGCGGGACAAGGCGCCCATCGACACCACGCGGCGGCTGGCCGAGATCGTCGCGCGCGCCAAGGGGCCGTCGCGCGACCAGATCGACCCGGCGACCCGTACCTTCCAGGCGCTGCGGATCGTGGTGAACGACGAGCTGGGCGAGCTCCGCCAGGCGCTGGAGGCGGCCGAGCGCGCGCTGCGGCCGGGCGGCCGGTTCGTGACGGTCGCGTTCCATTCCGGCGAGGATTCAATCGTCAAGGATTTCGTCAACGACCGGGGCGGCCGGATCCGCCGCTCCTATCGGCATATGCCGCCGGTGCCCGAGGAGAACCCTCGCTGGGGCTGGCTGATCGACCGCCCGCTCCGGCCGACGGCCGAGGAGAGCGGCGACAACCCGCGGGCCCGTTCGGCCAAGCTGCGCTCGGCGATGCGGCTGGGCGCCGGGGTGAAGTTTCCAGGACCGGCACGCGGCGATGCCGGCATGAACGAGGACGAGCGATGACCGGGCGCAACGTGGTGTTTCTCGTGCTTCTCCTGCTGGGCACGGCCTGGGCGACCTTCCACCTGAAATATGCGATGGTGCGGCTGGAGAGCCGCAGCGCCGTGCTGGAGCGCAAGATCGCGCTGGCGGTCGACGAGATCCGCACCCTGGAGGCCGATCTCGCCCTGCGCACCCATCCCGACCGGATCGTCGCGGTGGCGCCCGAACTGGGCATGGTGCCGGTCAACGTCACCCTGCTCGCCAGCGCCGACACGATGCCCGACCATGCCAGGGTCGAGTATGCCGACCGCGTCCTGGCGGTGCTGCTGCCGTCGGGCGCGGAGGTGCCGGCCCGCCTGAAGCCGCTCGTGATCAACGGCATCGCGCGATGACGCCCAGGCGCACCGAGATCGAGGCGGTCCTGCTCGGCCGGCGCCGGATCGGCGTGCTGCTCGCCACCTTCGGCCTGTTGTTCTCGACCCTGGCCTTCCGTCTGGTCGACATCACCCAGTTCGCCGCCGCCGAGAAGGCGCGGCCCGGCTATGTGCGCCCCCAGGATGGGATCAGCCGGCGCGACGTGGTCGACCGCAACGGCGTGCCGGTCGCCACCGACGTGCTGGTGTCCGGCGTCGGCGCCGACCCGCGCGAGGTGCCCAAGGATGGGGAGACCATCCGCAGCCTCGCTGCCGTGCTCAACCGCGATCCCCAGGCGATCGCGCGCCTGCTGGACAGCGACCGGCATTTCGTCTGGCTGGACCGCCGCATCTCCCCCAGCCAGCAGGCCAGCCTCCTGCGCCTGGGCGTGCCGGGCATCGAGTTCCGCGACCAGCCGCGCCGCGTGTATCCCCAGGCCAACCTGGTGGCCCATCTGATCGGCCAGACCGGGATCGACAATAACGGGCTGAGCGGCCTGGAACTGACCTTCGACAAGGAGATCCGGGCCGAGCCTGCCGGGCGTGACCGCCAGCCCTTCCCGCTCTCGATCGACCTGCGCGTCCAGCAGGCGCTGCGCGAGGAGCTGGCGGAGGCCATCCGCACCTACGAGGCCGAGGCCGGCAACGCCATCATCATGGACGTGCACAGCGGCGAGCTGGTGGGGATGGTCAGCCTGCCGGACTTCGACGCCAACCACCCGGTCAGCCCGAAGGACCCGCGGCGCTTCAACCGCAACACCGAGGGCGTCTACGAGGTCGGCTCGATGTTCAAGGCGCTCACCCTGGCGACCTTGCTGGATGCCGGCACCATCCGCATGGACGACATGTGGGACATCCGCGAGCGCCTGCGGATCGGCCGCCGCACCATCGGCGATTCGCACATGCTGAAGCGCTGGGCCAACAC
Proteins encoded in this region:
- a CDS encoding N-acetylmuramoyl-L-alanine amidase, whose translation is MPSPNQDDRPQGTAVDTLILHYTGMRSAADALARLRDPTAAVSAHWLVNEDGSVVALVPEARRAWHAGVSGWGARVGLNGSSIGVEIVNPGHEWGYRPFPDRQVQAVIRLCRGILARWPVPGGRVLGHAEIAPHRKEDPGELFPWRRLALAGIGRWPVPEGEAAADPERGLRAIGYPLDLPGVTLALALRAFQRRYRPSRIDGHADPETCRLISAVEKLQVTEWS
- the rsmH gene encoding 16S rRNA (cytosine(1402)-N(4))-methyltransferase RsmH; the encoded protein is MVPIDAPSPLPDDSARQGHAPVMLAEVLHALAPIAGQTVLDATFGGGGYTRAILAAGAAQVIALDRDPDAIARGRPLADAEPRLTLVQARFGELDQVVRDQGLGQVDAIVFDLGVSSFQIDQPERGFSFRFDAPLDMRMSKEGQTAAEVVAEASEVELARLLWNYGDERDARRIARAVVAERDKAPIDTTRRLAEIVARAKGPSRDQIDPATRTFQALRIVVNDELGELRQALEAAERALRPGGRFVTVAFHSGEDSIVKDFVNDRGGRIRRSYRHMPPVPEENPRWGWLIDRPLRPTAEESGDNPRARSAKLRSAMRLGAGVKFPGPARGDAGMNEDER
- the ftsL gene encoding cell division protein FtsL, with the translated sequence MTGRNVVFLVLLLLGTAWATFHLKYAMVRLESRSAVLERKIALAVDEIRTLEADLALRTHPDRIVAVAPELGMVPVNVTLLASADTMPDHARVEYADRVLAVLLPSGAEVPARLKPLVINGIAR
- a CDS encoding peptidoglycan D,D-transpeptidase FtsI family protein, which translates into the protein MTPRRTEIEAVLLGRRRIGVLLATFGLLFSTLAFRLVDITQFAAAEKARPGYVRPQDGISRRDVVDRNGVPVATDVLVSGVGADPREVPKDGETIRSLAAVLNRDPQAIARLLDSDRHFVWLDRRISPSQQASLLRLGVPGIEFRDQPRRVYPQANLVAHLIGQTGIDNNGLSGLELTFDKEIRAEPAGRDRQPFPLSIDLRVQQALREELAEAIRTYEAEAGNAIIMDVHSGELVGMVSLPDFDANHPVSPKDPRRFNRNTEGVYEVGSMFKALTLATLLDAGTIRMDDMWDIRERLRIGRRTIGDSHMLKRWANTTDVFINSSNIGTARMALKGGKELQRYYLERLGLLDRAQLEVPGVSPPLVPRRWPDITVAVVSYGHTLAVTPISFLNAFAAVVNGGILRPATLLRRDPSQPVAGERVISQAASDQMRELLWLNVVDGTGTKARVPGMMVGGKTGTADKPVNGRYVKGVVISSFVAAFPMNDPKYAVMVMLDNPTANKASFGFRYGSWNAAPATGRVISRVAPLLGVPLVPEAVEDRFLMRAPPEIQEKELKRRGKEARIAALEPA